In Nitrospirota bacterium, one genomic interval encodes:
- a CDS encoding response regulator has protein sequence MPQTAPLSFLLVSERAEEIKRITQRMRGFYPGCHIEAVYTAEEALDWVSRRTCDAALLDERLSGRSGLEILSELRRRSADAAILVLTDHYDAQVSTHLTQAGADHVLSLQSPVYLAELPVVTGTMLEHRDRLARLDLADKRAKFLFETIKDVIYELDPDGRFVALSPAVAALLGHSAEELLGTPYSTVLAPQDRDRGERRVNERRTGARATHRLALRLMAKTEASPDTQAVPVECSATGLYSAARQPRFLGTIGVLAHRTNGRPSTHAHARPLDEGAWQEKVETVRRLAGRIAHDFNNMLTIVTGYSQLILNTIAPDNPQRHRIEEIAKAGERAADLTRQLLAFSRRDAPQEILDINVVIADMEPTLRQLTGRNVRLALTLAPGLGRINAAPVQIRELLHQLAVNAVEAMPDGGRLTIATDRVEWEQGQDGRQVDARQPGPAVRLTVSDTGVGMDPESQARLAEPFFTTKEGKWLGLGLAMVYGIAAQSGGVISVVSAPGQGTTFTVHWPRVDEKTRPIDQLRAPAALPKNVATILLVEDEISIRSLARTVLEEQGYTVLEAGSAAEAMRISDQHQGPIHLLLTDVVMPGMNGFELAARLNPLRPEMKLLFISGYTGSFTAQAHAVPAGASFLPKPFMPDTLEHKVREVLDEPR, from the coding sequence ATGCCACAGACCGCCCCCCTTTCCTTCCTGTTGGTAAGCGAGCGCGCGGAAGAGATCAAGCGGATCACGCAGAGGATGCGAGGGTTTTACCCTGGCTGTCACATCGAGGCCGTGTATACGGCCGAGGAGGCCTTGGACTGGGTTTCGAGACGGACGTGCGACGCGGCCCTGCTGGATGAACGTCTCTCCGGACGAAGCGGGCTCGAAATCCTGTCCGAGCTCAGAAGACGATCGGCTGACGCCGCCATTCTTGTGCTGACCGACCACTATGACGCCCAGGTTTCGACCCACCTCACACAGGCCGGAGCCGACCACGTCCTGTCCCTGCAGTCGCCTGTGTACCTGGCGGAGTTGCCCGTCGTGACGGGCACCATGCTGGAACACCGAGACCGGCTTGCACGGTTGGATCTTGCGGACAAGCGGGCGAAGTTCCTCTTCGAGACCATCAAAGACGTCATCTATGAGTTGGACCCCGACGGGCGGTTCGTTGCGTTGAGTCCGGCCGTAGCGGCGCTCCTGGGCCATAGCGCGGAGGAACTCCTCGGCACTCCCTACTCGACCGTCCTCGCCCCCCAAGATCGGGACCGAGGGGAACGCCGTGTCAATGAGCGACGCACCGGCGCGAGAGCCACCCATCGTCTCGCGCTCCGGTTGATGGCCAAAACCGAGGCGAGCCCCGACACGCAAGCCGTGCCGGTCGAGTGCAGCGCGACCGGGCTCTACAGCGCCGCGAGACAGCCGCGGTTCCTGGGGACGATCGGGGTCTTGGCGCACCGGACGAACGGACGACCCTCGACGCACGCCCACGCGCGGCCGCTCGACGAGGGGGCATGGCAGGAGAAGGTCGAGACGGTACGACGGTTGGCCGGGCGCATCGCGCACGACTTCAACAACATGCTGACGATCGTCACAGGGTACAGCCAGCTCATCCTGAACACCATCGCGCCCGACAACCCCCAGCGCCATCGCATCGAAGAAATTGCGAAGGCGGGAGAGCGCGCCGCCGATTTGACCCGTCAGCTCCTGGCCTTCAGCCGTCGCGATGCGCCGCAGGAGATCCTGGACATCAACGTCGTGATCGCCGACATGGAGCCGACGCTCCGGCAGTTGACCGGACGGAATGTCCGGCTGGCGTTGACGCTGGCCCCGGGCCTTGGCCGCATCAACGCCGCCCCGGTGCAGATTCGCGAACTGTTGCATCAACTGGCCGTCAACGCCGTGGAGGCCATGCCGGACGGCGGGCGGCTCACGATTGCGACCGACCGGGTCGAGTGGGAACAGGGCCAAGACGGCCGCCAGGTCGACGCCCGTCAACCCGGCCCGGCCGTCAGGCTGACCGTGAGCGATACCGGGGTCGGCATGGATCCCGAGTCGCAGGCCCGCCTGGCCGAACCGTTCTTCACCACCAAGGAAGGCAAATGGTTGGGGTTGGGGTTGGCCATGGTCTACGGGATCGCGGCGCAGAGCGGGGGCGTCATCAGCGTCGTCAGCGCCCCGGGGCAGGGTACGACGTTCACCGTTCACTGGCCTCGCGTGGATGAGAAAACACGTCCGATCGATCAGCTCCGCGCGCCGGCGGCCCTTCCGAAAAATGTGGCCACCATCCTGCTGGTCGAAGACGAGATATCCATCCGGAGCTTGGCTCGGACGGTGCTGGAAGAACAGGGGTACACCGTCTTGGAGGCGGGCTCCGCCGCCGAAGCCATGAGGATTTCGGACCAACACCAGGGCCCCATCCATCTGTTGCTCACGGATGTGGTGATGCCGGGCATGAACGGATTTGAACTGGCCGCCCGCCTCAATCCCTTGCGTCCCGAGATGAAGCTCCTCTTCATCTCGGGCTACACGGGGAGCTTTACCGCCCAGGCGCACGCCGTACCGGCCGGCGCCTCCTTCCTCCCGAAACCGTTTATGCCCGATACCCTGGAGCACAAGGTCCGCGAGGTCCTGGACGAACCCCGCTAG